One Methanobacterium sp. genomic region harbors:
- the ileS gene encoding isoleucine--tRNA ligase codes for MPIKEAKRSYDTKLIEKDIQKFWNENSIYQKTDKLRENSPKFSFLDGPPYCSGKIHLGTAWNKTIKDTFLRFKSMSGFNLRRQAGWDTHGLPIEHKVEGLLGLKSKKEIETKIGIANFVEKCKEFAIENKALMTDQFKMLGIWMDWNNPYVTFDTKYMESCWWTLKKANEKELLINDLRVITWCPRCETALALAEIDYENKEDPSIYVKFPLKESENGNEYILVWTTTPWTLPANMAVCVHPDFDYAYVNVNGEVYIMAEALVSSLFEDQDYEILKTVKGSDLEGLEYQHPLIDEIPVQKEFTHKILPGEHVTLTEGTGCVHTAPGHGPDDFDIGKKYGLPIFCPVDEAGLFKKEAGKYEGEFVKEADPYIITDLDVHGLLFKEGIIDHRYGFCWRCKTPIIYLATQQWFLKVTDIKDKMLSELDHVEWVPEWAGESRFRNWVENARDWTISRQRYWGIPIPIWRCEDCGEITVIGSIDELKEKTVKGTLEGDFIHRPYVDEITIQCECGGDMNRVPDVLDVWIDSGVAGWAALHYPEEKEMFDEWFPYDFITEGHDQTRGWFYSQLGCGVISFDKAPYKKVLMHGFTLDEEGRKMSKSLGNVVAPEEVIEQYGADILRFYLLWGNKPWEDLKFTWDEIKNVQKMFNILWNVYVFSTTYMAIDNFNPTLYTEKDLKLRDEDRWITSRANSLAKEVTEALDSLYLHKATRAINHFILEDLSRWYVRLIRGRTWVEKEDPDKLGAYFTLYNALKLLIKTMAPITPHITEEIYQNLIKGVEEDAPESIHMEDWEFNEDLIDTELEENMDIVRDIIEACARGRDVARYKLRWPVSEIVVVSEDKKVLSAVESLKAVIMEQANTKEIIATDEFENLKIIAKPNLKTLGPRLRGDAPKVMKHLTEADGSEIKAVLDAEESYSVEVDDRTIELGVDDILFETELPENLVSADFDSGNVFINTEVTEEILSEAMSRELIRRVQDMRKDLDLDVEANIQVFVECDEGFKELIKPFFDFISNEVRAEQLSFEAQEGDYTKEWKIEDENLKITIKKT; via the coding sequence ATGCCAATAAAAGAGGCCAAGAGATCATACGATACAAAGCTTATAGAAAAAGATATTCAAAAGTTTTGGAATGAAAACAGTATATATCAAAAAACAGACAAATTAAGAGAGAATAGTCCTAAATTTTCATTTTTAGACGGCCCTCCTTATTGTAGTGGTAAAATACACCTGGGAACTGCATGGAATAAAACCATAAAAGACACTTTTTTGCGCTTTAAAAGCATGTCAGGTTTCAACCTGCGGAGACAAGCTGGATGGGATACTCATGGACTTCCTATAGAACACAAAGTAGAAGGGTTACTCGGTTTAAAAAGTAAAAAGGAAATTGAAACTAAAATAGGAATTGCCAATTTTGTAGAAAAATGTAAAGAATTTGCAATCGAAAATAAAGCCCTCATGACCGATCAGTTTAAAATGCTGGGTATATGGATGGACTGGAATAATCCTTATGTTACTTTTGATACTAAATACATGGAATCCTGCTGGTGGACCCTAAAGAAAGCAAACGAAAAAGAACTTCTTATAAACGATCTCAGAGTTATAACATGGTGCCCCCGATGTGAAACAGCACTTGCACTTGCAGAAATCGATTATGAAAATAAAGAAGACCCTTCAATTTATGTTAAATTCCCATTAAAAGAGTCTGAAAACGGTAATGAATACATACTTGTATGGACAACAACACCATGGACCCTTCCTGCTAACATGGCAGTATGTGTACATCCTGATTTTGATTATGCTTATGTTAATGTTAACGGCGAAGTTTATATAATGGCAGAAGCCCTTGTTAGCTCTTTATTCGAAGATCAAGATTATGAAATTCTTAAAACAGTGAAAGGTAGTGATCTTGAGGGCCTTGAATATCAACACCCACTTATAGATGAAATACCTGTTCAAAAAGAATTTACGCATAAAATACTTCCAGGAGAACATGTAACTTTAACAGAAGGTACTGGTTGTGTTCATACCGCTCCAGGACATGGTCCAGACGACTTTGATATTGGTAAAAAATACGGTTTACCAATATTCTGTCCAGTAGATGAGGCAGGACTATTTAAAAAAGAAGCTGGAAAATATGAAGGCGAATTCGTAAAAGAAGCCGATCCTTACATCATAACTGATTTAGATGTACACGGTTTACTCTTTAAAGAAGGCATAATTGACCACAGGTACGGGTTCTGCTGGAGATGTAAAACTCCTATTATATACCTTGCAACACAGCAGTGGTTCCTTAAAGTTACAGACATTAAAGACAAAATGTTATCCGAGTTAGACCATGTTGAATGGGTTCCAGAATGGGCTGGTGAAAGCAGGTTCCGTAACTGGGTTGAAAATGCAAGAGACTGGACAATATCAAGGCAGAGATACTGGGGAATTCCAATTCCAATCTGGAGATGTGAAGACTGTGGAGAAATAACCGTTATAGGATCCATCGACGAGTTAAAAGAGAAAACAGTTAAAGGAACTCTCGAAGGAGATTTCATACACAGACCGTATGTTGATGAAATTACAATCCAGTGTGAATGTGGGGGAGACATGAACCGTGTCCCTGACGTTTTAGACGTGTGGATAGACTCAGGAGTAGCAGGATGGGCAGCTCTGCACTATCCCGAAGAAAAAGAAATGTTTGATGAATGGTTCCCTTACGATTTCATAACAGAAGGACATGATCAAACTAGAGGATGGTTCTATTCACAATTAGGGTGCGGAGTAATATCTTTTGACAAAGCACCATATAAAAAAGTTTTAATGCACGGATTTACCCTCGATGAAGAGGGAAGAAAGATGAGTAAATCCCTCGGAAACGTAGTAGCGCCAGAAGAAGTCATTGAACAGTACGGAGCAGATATACTAAGATTTTATCTACTCTGGGGAAATAAACCATGGGAAGACCTGAAATTCACATGGGATGAGATTAAAAACGTCCAGAAAATGTTCAATATTCTCTGGAATGTTTATGTATTTTCAACTACCTACATGGCAATAGACAATTTCAACCCAACACTGTACACTGAAAAAGATCTTAAATTAAGAGATGAGGACAGATGGATAACTTCACGTGCTAATTCTCTTGCAAAAGAAGTAACAGAAGCTTTAGATTCATTATATCTCCATAAAGCTACAAGGGCTATAAATCATTTCATACTGGAAGATTTGAGCAGATGGTATGTTAGACTCATAAGAGGACGTACATGGGTTGAAAAAGAAGATCCTGATAAATTAGGAGCTTACTTTACACTATATAACGCCTTAAAACTTCTAATTAAAACAATGGCCCCAATAACTCCCCACATTACCGAAGAGATTTACCAGAATCTCATAAAAGGAGTGGAAGAAGATGCTCCTGAAAGTATACATATGGAAGACTGGGAATTCAATGAAGACTTGATTGATACAGAATTAGAAGAAAATATGGATATCGTCAGAGATATCATCGAAGCATGTGCAAGAGGAAGAGATGTTGCAAGATACAAACTTAGATGGCCCGTAAGCGAAATTGTAGTTGTTTCTGAGGACAAAAAAGTTTTAAGCGCAGTTGAATCACTTAAAGCTGTCATAATGGAACAGGCCAATACAAAAGAGATCATAGCAACAGATGAATTTGAAAACCTCAAGATAATTGCAAAACCTAATTTAAAGACCCTTGGACCAAGACTCAGAGGCGATGCACCAAAAGTAATGAAACATCTTACAGAAGCCGACGGATCAGAGATAAAAGCAGTCTTAGATGCTGAAGAAAGTTATTCTGTTGAAGTTGATGACAGAACCATAGAACTTGGTGTTGACGATATTTTATTTGAAACTGAACTTCCAGAAAATCTTGTAAGTGCAGATTTCGATTCTGGAAATGTATTCATAAACACAGAAGTCACTGAAGAAATATTATCCGAAGCAATGTCCAGAGAACTTATAAGAAGAGTTCAAGACATGCGAAAAGACCTTGACTTAGATGTTGAAGCCAATATTCAGGTATTTGTAGAGTGTGATGAAGGTTTCAAAGAATTAATTAAACCATTCTTTGACTTTATTTCCAATGAGGTACGTGCTGAACAGCTGAGTTTTGAGGCACAGGAAGGAGATTATACAAAAGAGTGGAAGATTGAGGATGAAAACCTTAAAATAACTATCAAAAAAACATAA